Part of the Streptomyces sp. NBC_00457 genome, GCACCGTCAGCGGTCTGGTGCTGGCCGGCTTCGCGGCCGGGTTCTTCTCGGTCAGCATGCTGAGCTTCGGCGACGCGAACTACGGCGACCAGGTGGCCGTGATCACCGCGAACGCCACCGAGTCCCGGCACACCGCCGTCGAGGCCCGCACTCTGCTGGACCGTGCGGGCATCACCGCGAAGGTCACCGTCGTCAGCGCCGACGACTACGACAGCCTGCTCGGTGGCAGCCCCGGCGTGGTCGCCCATGTCTCCGGCGGCACGGAGCGGAGGGACACCGCCGTCACCGTCCTGTCCTCCCTCGGCTCGGGCCACCTGCCGTACACCAAGGACTACGCGACGGCGAGCGACCGCACGATCACCGACCGCATCGCCCAGGTCAGCACCGCGACACTGGCCATGAGCTTCGTCCTGGCCACCGCCTCCGCGGGTCTCACCGCCGCCGCGAACGTCCTGGACCGGCGCCGCGTCTACGGCCTGCTGCGCCTGGCGGGCACGCCGCTGAAGGTGCTGGACCGGGCCCGGGTCCGCGAGACGGTCCTGCCCCTGGTCGTGCTGGCGGGCGGCACCACCGCGATGGGCATGTACGGCTCGTATCAGCTCAACAAGCTGGTAGGCGCCACGATCAACACGTCGGGTCTCATCCAACTGATCGTGTGCGTGGTCGTCGGAGCGCTGGCCATGTTCGCCGCCATCAGCGGCAGCCGGCCCCTGCTGCGCAGAGTCACGGCCGATCCGGCGCAGACCGCGGACTGACGACGTCCATGGCGAGGACGGCCCGGCGTACCGGCGGGCCGTCCTCCTCCGATTCCCTGAGGCATGATCGAGCCATGACGACCCCCGCCCCGCCGGGCGCCCCCATCCGCGTCCTGATCGCCGACGACCAGGACATGGTCCGCACCGGTTTCCGCTTCTTCCTCGACGCCCAGCCCGACATCACCGTCGTCGCGGAGGCCGCCGACGGCGAGGAGGCGGTCGCGCTGGCCCGCAGGGTGCGGCCGGACGTGTGCCTGCTGGACATCCGGATGCCCAAGCTGGACGGCCTGGAGGCGACCCGGCTGCTGGCCGGTCCCGAGGTGGCCGACCCGATGCGCGTGGTCGTCGTCACCACCTTCGACCTCGACGAGTACGTGTACGGCGCGCTGCGCGGCGGTGCGTGCGGGTTCCTGCTCAAGGACTCGGGGCCGACACTCCTCGCGGAGGCGGTACGCGCCGCCGCGGCCGGCGACTCGCTGGTCTCCCCCTCGGTGACCGTACGCCTGCTCAAACACGTCACCGCCGCCCCGGAGCCGACCGCCCCGCGCCGCGCCGCGCCGCTGCCGGAACCCCTCACGGACCGCGAGCTCGACGTCGTCCGCCTGGTCGCCCTCGGCCGCACCAACGCCGAGATCGCCGCCGAACTGTATGTGTCCCTGTCCACGGTCAAGACCCACCTGTCCAGCATCCAGCTCAAGCTGAACGCGCGGAACCGGGTGGAGATCGCCGCCTGGGCCTGGCAGAGCGGGCAGGTGCGGCCCGGCTCGTGACCGGCGTTCAGCCGCCCCGGTGGATCAGCCCCGTCAGATACCGCCACAGCGACGACCGCCGACGGATGGCCTGGTCCGGTACGTCCGCCTCGGGCGCCGCGGCTTCCGGAGGCGCCGCCGGCACATAACGCGGCGGTGCCTGCTCGGCGAGTTCGTAGCGCACGGGCAGCGAGCGCAGCCCCCGCATGAACGGCGAGGAGCGCCACGGCAGTTGGTCGACGGGGAGCGCCAGCTCCAGGTGGGCGAAGCGTTCGAAGACACGGTTCACGCCCGCCGCCGCGATCGTCGACGCCAGCTCGCGGGCCGGGCACTGGCGCGGGCCAGCTCCCCAGGACAGATGCGCGCGGCTGCTGATGGTGGAGGAGCCCGGTGCCGTCTGACCGGCGAACACGGGGTCGGCGTGCGCGGCGGCGGAGGAGACCCACACGGGGTCACCGGCGTGGATGGTGTAGTTCCCGAGCCGGGTGTCCGCGGCCGCGAACCTCGGCACGAAGTTGACCAACGGCGGCTTGCGCATGACCACCCGGTTCATGGTCTCCCGGACCATCCCGGCGGACAGGACCGCACGCACTCCCCCCTCGCGTTCTCCGGAGATCACCTCGACGACCGTGTTGGAGATGAGGATGCCGACATGGTCGGAGGTCATGCCGAGCAGCATGAACAGCTCGCGGGCGAGCTCGTCGACCGAGAGGTCCGGGTCGGCGGCCAGCAGCAGGGAGGGGAAGTCGTCGCCCGGTTGCTCCCGCTTGGCGGCGGCCAGTTCGGTGAGTGTCCGCAGCAGCCGCGCCAGGGCCGGTTCGGCGTCCGGGCCCGCGTCCAGCACCCGCCACATGTCCATCAGGGCGTCGTCGCCCTGCGAGCCGGGGAAGCCGAGCAGATGACTCGCCGCCATCAGCGGCAGCGGGCGGGAGAACTGCGCCGACAGGTCGGCCATGCCCGTGCCGCCGCCCTGTCCGAGCAGGGTGATCAGCTCGTCGGCGTAGGTCGTGACGGCCGCCTTCAGCCGCTTGGCCTGCGGTTGGCGCGGGTCCTGGAACGGCCGCAGGGCGCCGTCCCAGGCGCTGCGCAGCCGGCGGTGCCCCGAACCGCCCTGGATCAGCACGTGGTTGACCTCGAGGGAGGGCGCGAGCGGCCAGTCCGCGGGCACCCGGCCCTCCGACCGGGCCCGCCAGTTCTGCAGGCCCTTCGGCCAGCCGGCGTCGTCGTGCAGCACCTGGAGCGACTCGCGGTAGCCCAGCACCAGCCAGGCGGGCACACCCAGCAGATCGACCGGGGCGACCGGGCCGTGGCGTTCGCGCAGCCGCTCGTAGACGAGCGCGGGCCGGGTCTCGTAGTCCCGTGTCAGCAGGGGTTCCGGGGCCAGGTCTTCCAGCCGCGCACCGCCCCGCGCCGGCTCCTCCTCGACCAGATGGAATTCCATGATGCTGCCGCCCCCTTCGACACCGCCCGTAGCGGTCTGCAGCCTGTGAGTGGTTGCGGATCGCAGGGGACCCTACCTCAGGCGCCGCAGGCGTCACAGGGCCGGGGTACTCGCCGGTAGCAATACCGCGTCCGGGCCGGTCCGCCCGATCTTCCCCGGGTCGCGTCACGCCCACTTCTGCTCGGGCCGTTTCCGGGCCATGCTGATCTTCGGACGGCACAAGGGCGGCGACGGCCGCGGGCGCGCGAAGGAGCAGAGTTGAGCGAGAGCCACACCCCGCCGGGCGGGTCGCCGAGGCTGAACACCGCTGTGGCGCACAACGCGCGCGTGTGGAACTACTGGATCGGCGGCAAGGACAACTACGAGGTCGACCAGCAGGTCGGCGAGCACGTGGCGACCATGTTCCCGGTGATCCGGGACATCGCCCGCGCGGACCGTGAATTCCTCGGCCGGGCCGTGCGGTTCCTCGCCGGTGAACGTGGAGTGCGGCAGTTCCTCGACATCGGCACCGGGCTGCCGACAGCCGAGAACACCCATGAGATCGCCCAGCGCCTCGCGCCCGAGGCACGGATCGTGTACGTCGACAACGACCCGATCGTGCTCGCGCATGCCCGCACACTGCTCACCGGCACCCCCGAGGGCGTCACCGACTACGTCGACGCGGACGTGCACGACCCGGACGCGATCCTGGAACGCGCCGCGCGGAGCCTGGACTTCACCCGTCCCGTCGCCGTGATGATGCTCGGCATCCTCAACTTCGTGCTGGACACCGACAAGGCGCGGCACATCGTGGGCCGCGTCATGGAGGCCGTCCCCTCCGGCAGCTTCCTGGTCCTGACGCACCCCACCTTCGACGCGGACCTGGGCGGCGAGGGCCAGATCCCGGCGATGAAGTTCTGGAACGAGAACGCCACGCCGCCCATCACGGCCCGCAGCCGCGCGGACATATCCGCCTTCCTGGAAGGCCTGGAGCTTCTCGACCCGGGCATGGTGCCGTGCTCCCAGTGGGGCGCCGGACCCGACCTGCCCGCCGCGGTACCGCAGTTCGGGGCGGTGGCTGTGAAACCCTGGTAGCGCCCCGAAGGGGCGCGGGGCTGTATCAATATGCGGCTCCGCCGCGTGGGCGCGACCAGCCACAACGGACCCGCACATGACGCACCGGCCTTCAGCGGAGCATTTAGCCGCCGAGTCCGCCGAGGAGGACGTATGACCACCCTTGCCGACCCCGTCCCCGGAGGGCGTCCCGGGGATGTCGAGCGGGCCACCGCGCTGAGCGGGGAGCTGTCGGGCCGGGGGGTGCACGGCGTCGTCCTGGCCTACGTCGACACGGCGGGCATCGGACGGGTGAAGGCGGTCCCCACCGCCAAGCTCCCCTCGGCGGCGGCCTGGGGTGTCGGCATGTCGCCGGTCTTCGACACGTTCCTGGCGAACGACTCCATCGTCTCCACCGACGTCCTCGGCTCGCCCGACGGCGACCTGCGTCTCTACCCCGACCTGGACCAACTGGTCGCCCTGGCAGGCCAGCCCGGCTGGGCGTGGGCGCCCGTCGACCGGATCACCCAGGACGGCGAGCGGCATCCCGCCTGCAGCCGCACCTTCCTGCGCCGGATCGTCGCCGACGCGGCCGAGCGGCACGGCCTCACCTTCCGGGCGGCGGTCGAGATCGAGTGGGCGGTGGGCCGGGGCCCCACGGCCGACGGGGAGTTCGTGCCCGCGGTGTCGGGTCCGGCGTACGGGGCGGTCCGGCAGGTGGAGTTGAGCGACTACACGGCCGACCTGCTGGCGGCGTGCGCGGCGCAGGGCGTGGACGTCGAGCAGCTTCATCCCGAGTACGCGGCGGGGCAGTTCGAGATCTCGGTGGGCGCGCTCGACCCGGTGGCGGCGGCCGACCGCAGTGTGCTGGTGCGGCAGACGATCCGGGCGGTGGCGCAGCGCCACGGGCTGGTCGTCTCCTTCGCCCCTGCCGTGTTCGCGCAGGGCGTCGGCAACGGCGGCCACATCCACCTCTCCGCCTGGCGCGACGGCGCGAACCTGCACTCCGGCGGCGCGGGCCGGTACGGCATGACAGCCGAGGCGGAGTCCTTCGCGGCCGGAATCCTCGCCCACCTGCCCGCCCTGACGGCCGTCACCGCGCCGAGCCCGGCGAGCCATCTGCGGCTCAAACCCTCCCAGTGGGCCGGGGTGTTCACCACCTGGGGCCACGAGACCCGCGAGGCGGCGGTACGCGTCGTCACCGGGACGGCGGGCCTGCGCGACCAGGCGGCGAACCTGGAGGTCAAGCCGGTCGACCTGGCCGCCAACCCGTATCTCGCCCTCGGCTGCCTGATCGCCGCCGGACTGGACGGAGTGACGTCCTCGGCGCCCCTGCCCGAGGAGATCACCGGCGACCCGGCACGCCTGGGCGAGGCGGTGCGCCGGCTGCCCACCTCGCTGGCGGAGTCGGTCGAGGAGTTCCGCAAGGACGAACGGCTGCGCACCGCTCTGGGCCCGGTCCTCGCCGACGCGGTGACCGCCGTACGCCTCGGGGAGATCGCGGCCGTCGCCGGGCTGGACGACGAGCGGATCGCGGCGGCGTACCGCTGGAAGTACTGACATGGGCGCCGTCCAGGACGAGTTGGCCGCGCTGCCCCTGTTCGACCATCACTGCCACGGCGTCACCACGGCCGATCTCGACCGCGGGAGCTTCGAGTCCCTGCTCACCGAAGGCGGCACCTGGCCGGGCGTCTCGACCTTCGACACACCCGTCGGCACGGCCGTCCGCCGCCACTGCGCCCCCCTCCTCGACCTGCCCCGGCACGCACCCGCCGACGCGTACCTGGCCCGGCGCACGGAGCTGGGCGCGCGCAACGTGAACCGCCGCTTCCTCACGGCCGCGCGGACGGAGGTGTTCTGCGTGGACACCGGCTACACCCCGGACCGGCTGACCAGTCCGGCGGAGCTGGCGGGGGCGGCGGACGCGGACGCCTTCGAGGTCGTACGACTGGAGTCCGTCGCCGAGGCGGTCGCGGCCGAGGGGGTGGAACCGGACGAGTACGCGCGCACGGTCCGAGCGGCGGCGGAGGCGGCGGTACGGCGTCCGGGGGTGGTGGCCGTGAAGTCCGTCGCCGCCTATCGCACCGGCTTCGACCTGGACCCGGCCCGTCCCACGGACGCGGAGGTCACCGAGGCGGCCCGTCAGTGGCTCGCCGCAGGTGGCCGTCTCGCGCATCCCGTTCTCGTACGACATCTGCTGTGGACGGCCGTGGAGCTGGGGCTGCCGCTCCAACTGCACACGGGCTTCGGTGACGACGACATCCGGCTGCACCGCGCGGACCCCGCCCTCCTGACCGACTGGCTGCACCTGACGAAGGGCACGATCCCCGTCCTCCTGCTGCACTGCTGGCCGTACCAGCGGCAGGCCGCGTATCTGGCCGCGGTGTTCGAGCAGGTGTACCTCGATGTGGGGCTGACCCTGCACCACGTCGGGCCGGTCCGGGCGCGGGCGATCCTGGAGGAGGCCCTGGAAATCACCCCGTTCCGCAAGCTGCTGTACAGCTCCGACGCCTATGGTCTGGCCGAGTTCTATCTGCTCGGCGCGGTTGCCTTCCGGCAGGGGCTGGCCGGGCTGCTGCAGGACCGGGTGGACGCCGACGAGCTGAGCCTGCCGGACGCGCTGCGCGTCGCCCGCTGGGCCGGGCGGGACAATGCCCGACGGATCTACCGGTTTTCCGCCACCTCCTGAAAGTATGATCAAGCAATGTCTGACATGACCGATACCACGCCCGGTTGGCTCTCCGCCGACGAGCTCGAGGCGGCGCGCGCCCGCATGCCGATCCTGTACGTCGAGGCCGTGCCCGTGCGCGTCGACGACAACGGCGAAGTCAGCAGCATCGGCCTGCTGCTGCGCATCGGACCCGACGGAACGGTCAGCCGGTCGCTGGTCTCGGGCCGTGTCCTGCATCACGAGCGGGTCCGGGACGCCCTGCTGCGCCACCTGGAGAAGGACCTCGGCCCGGTGGCGCTGCCCCGCGTCCCGACGTCCCTCCAGCCCTTCACGGTCGCCGAGTACTTCCCCACCCACGGAGTCACGCCCTACCACGACCCCCGTCAGCACGCGGTGTCCCTCGCCTACGTCGTCCCGGTCACCGGCGACTGCCGACCCCGCCAGGACGCCCTCGACCTCGTCTGGTTCAGCCCCCAGGAGGCCCTGTCACCGGCGGTACAGAGCGACATGCCGGGCGGCCACGGGGTCCTGCTGAAGCAGGCACTGGCACATGTGGGCTGCGTGAGCTGAGCGTCGCCGCTCCGCTGGGGCACGTCCACCGCCGTGCCCCGACACGACATTAAATTAGAACCAGTCGTTTTCTTGAATCGTTCGTGTTCTTGAGGATAGGTTCTCGGCATGACCGCATCCGAGACTCCGACCACGGCCGAGGAGCTGCGCGGTGCCGGCCTGCGGGTGACGGCGGCCCGAGCCGCGCTGCTCGAGACCGTCCGGCACGGCGACCACCTCGGTGTCGAGGCGATCGCCTCCGGGGTCCGTGACCGCGTCGGCCATGTCTCCCTTCAAGCCGTGTACGAGGGCCTCCACGCACTGGCCGGGGCGGGCCTCATCCGGCGTATCGAACCGGCCGGCAGCCCGGCCCGGTACGAGGGACGGGTCGGCGACAACCACCACCACGTCATCTGCCGGTCCTGCGGTGCCGTCGCCGACGTCGACTGTGCGATGGGCGAGGCACCCTGTCTGACCGCGTCGGACGACCACGGCTTCTCGATCGACGAGGCCGAGGTCATCTACTGGGGCCAGTGCCCCGACTGTTCCACCCCACGCAGTTCCTGAGCACCGAAGATCCAGCAGTCCGGAAGGATTCCCCATGGCTGAGAACCCCGATGCAATCGTCACCGACCCCAAGACGGAGGGCACAGGTGGCTGCCCGGTCGCGCACGGGCGGGCCGCACACCCGACTCAGGGCGGCGGCAACCGCCAGTGGTGGCCGGACCGGCTCAACGTGAAAATCCTGGCCAAGAACCCCGCCGTGGCGAACCCCCTCGGCGAGGAGTTCGACTACGCCGAGGCGTTCCAGAACCTCGACCTCGCGGCCGTGAAACGGGACATCGCCGAGGTGCTCACGACCTCGCAGGACTGGTGGCCGGCGGACTTCGGCAACTACGGCCCGCTGATGATCCGGATGGCCTGGCACAGCGCGGGCACCTACCGCATCAGCGACGGCCGCGGCGGCGCCGGTGCCGGTCAGCAGCGCTTCGCCCCGCTCAACAGCTGGCCCGACAACGGCAACCTGGACAAGGCCCGCCGTCTGCTGTGGCCGGTCAAGAAGAAGTACGGCCAGTCCATCTCCTGGGCCGACCTCATGATCCTCACCGGCAACGTCGCCCTGGAGCAGATGGGCTTCAAGACCTTCGGCTTCGCCGGCGGCCGTGAGGACGTCTGGGAGCCGGAGGAGGACGTCTACTGGGGTCCCGAGACCACCTGGCTCGACGACCAGCGCTACAGCGGTGACCGCGAGCTGGAGAACCCCCTCGGCGCCGTCCAGATGGGCCTCATCTACGTCAACCCGGAGGGCCCGAACGGCAACCCGGACCCGATCGCCGCGGCCCGCGACATCCGTGAGACGTTCCGCCGGATGGCGATGAACGACGAGGAGACCGTCGCCCTCATCGCCGGTGGTCACACCTTCGGCAAGACCCACGGCGCGGGCCCGGCGGACGCCGTCGGCCCCGACCCCGAGGCCGCCTCCATGGAGGAGATGGGCCTGGGCTGGAAGAGCACCCACGGCTCCGGCAAGGCCGGCGACGCCATCACCTCCGGCCTCGAGGTCACCTGGACCACCAAGCCCACCCAGTGGAGCAACGACTTCTTCAGCATCCTCTTCGGCTACGAGTGGGAGCTGTCCGAGTCCCCGGCCGGCGCCAAGCAGTGGGTGGCCAAGGACGCCGAAGCGATCATCCCCGACGCGCACGACCCGTCGAAGAAGCGTCTGCCCACGATGCTCACGACGGACCTCTCGCTGCGCTTCGACCCGATCTACGAGCCGATCTCGCGCCGCTTCCACGAGAACCCCGACCAGTTCGCGGACGCCTTCGCCCGCGCCTGGTACAAGCTGACCCACCGCGACATGGGCCCGAAGTCGCTGTACCTCGGCCCGGAGGTCCCGGAGGAGACGCTGCTGTGGCAGGACCCGCTGCCGGAGGCGGAGGGTGAGGTCATCGACGCCGCCGACATCGCGGCGCTCAAGGCCAAGCTCCTCGACTCGGGCCTGTCGGTCTCCGAGCTGGTCTCCACCGCGTGGGCGTCGGCCTCGACGTACCGCGGCAGCGACAAGCGCGGCGGCGCCAACGGCGCACGGATCCGTCTGGAGCCGCAGCGCACGTGGGCGGCGAACGACCCCGACCAGCTCGCGACGGTGCTGCGCACCCTCGAGTCGATCCAGGGTGAGTTCAACTCCGGCGCCAAGAAGGTGTCCCTGGCCGACCTGATCGTCCTCGGCGGCTGCGCCGGCGTCGAGAAGGCCGCCAAGGACGCGGGCTTCGCCATCGAGGTGCCCTTCACCCCGGGCCGTGTCGACGCGACCGAGGAGCACACCGACGCGGAGTCGTTCGCCGCGCTGGAGCCGACCTCGGACGGGTTCCGCAACTACCTCGGCAAGGGCAACCGCCTCCCCGCCGAGTACCTGCTGCTGGACCGGGCGAACCTGCTGACCCTGAGCGCCCCCGAGATGACGGCCCTCGTCGGTGGCCTCCGTGTCCTGGGTGCGAACAGCCAGCAGTCGAAGCACGGCGTCCTCACCGAGACCCCGGGCATCCTGACGAACGACTTCTTCGTCAACCTGCTCGACCTGGGCACGACGTGGAAGTCGACCTCCGAGGACCAGACCACGTTCGAGGGCCGCGACGCCGCCACGGGCGAGGTCAAGTGGACCGGCACCCGTGCCGACCTGGTCTTCGGCTCCAACTCGGAGCTGCGTGCGCTCGCCGAGGTCTACGCGAGCGACGACGCGAAGGAGAAGTTCGTCAAGGACTTCGTCGAGGCGTGGGACAAGGTCATGAACCTGGACCGGTTCGACCTCGTCTGAACCTTCTGAGCACGATGTCCAGGGCTGCCCGCGTGGCCGCCCTGGACATCGTGCTTTCCTCAGCGGCCGGGCTCCGCTGCCGCGGTGGTGAAGTCGGGGGCGGTGTCGTCGAGGAAGCCGCCCGACTGGTGCTGCCACAGCTTCGCGTACGTCCCGTGCGCCGCGAGCAGTTCCTGGTGCGTGCCCTGCTCGACGATCCGTCCGCGGTCGAGGACGACGAGCTGGTCCATGGTGGCGACCGTGCTCAGCCTGTGCGCCACCACCAGCGCCGTCCGCCCCTCCATCAGCCGCCACAGCGCTTCCTGCACGAGAATCTCGCTCTCGGAGTCCAGGGCGCTCGTCGCCTCGTCGAGCAGCAGGATCGGCGCGTCGCGCAGGATCGCCCGGGCGAGAGCGACCCGCTGACGCTGTCCGCCGGACAGCTTGATCCCGCGCTCGCCCACCAGGGTGTCGAAGCCGTGCGGCAGGGCGTCGGCGAACTCCGTGACGTGCGCCGCCTGAGCCGCGCGCCGGATCTCGGCCTCGGTGGCGTCCGGCCTGGCGAACGCGATGTTGTCCCGCAGGGTGCGGTGGAACATCGCCGGGTCCTGCGGGACGTAGGCGATCAGGCTGCGCAGGTCGGCCTGGCGCAGCCTGCTGATGTCCTGTCCCCCGACCAGGATCCGGCCGGCGTCGATGTCGGTCATCCGCAGCAGCAGCCGGGTGAGGGTGGTCTTGCCGCCGCCGGACCGGCCGACGAGCCCGAGCTTCGTCCCGCTGGGCACGGTCAGGTCGAGGCCCTCGAAGAGCGGCTCCGCTCCCGCGTGGGCGAAGGTCACCCGCTCGAAGCGGACGTCGGCTGCGCCGGGCCGCAGCGGCTCGGGAGCCACCGGGTCCAGGACGGTCGGCGGTACCAGCAGCAGTTCGGTGAACTGCGAGGCCTCCGTCATCGAGCTCTCCAGGCGGCGGTAGATCTGGTTGAACTCGAACATGATCCGCGTCGCGTTCGTGTAGTACGTGAAGGCGACCACGACCGCCTCCACGCCGTTCGTGCCCCCGGCGAGGGCGACCGCGACCAGCAGGCCCAGTGCGTTGGTCAGTACGGACAGCGGCGCCACCAGCGTGTCGATGCGCAGATTGCCGTAGTCCCAGGACCGCAGGGTGAGCCGGCGCGACTGGGCGACCCGGGAGCGGTGCTCGGCGGCCTCGTGTTCCTCGGCGGCGAACGCCCGGACCGTGTCCATGTTCATCAGGCTGTCGGCGACATGGCCCGACACCCGGGCGATGGCCTCCTCGCGCTGGTCGACGAGCGCCTGGCGACGGCGGATGAGCGGCAGCACGCACAGGGCCGTCAACGCGATCATCGCCAGCAGGCCGAGGACGAGCAGCGGTTCGTAGCGCCACAGCACGACCGATCCGAACAGCAGCGGCACGAAGCTGGCCACCACCTGGAACGTCAGCGTGTCGATGAAGTCCTCGAAGCGCGAGGCGAAGCTGAGGACCCGCTTGGTCAGCGCCCCGGCGAAGTTGTCGTGGAAGAACGCGGCGTCCTTGGCGAACAGCTGGTCCATGCCGATCACATACAGCTGCTCGATGCTGCGGGCGGCAAGGCGGTTCAGACAGTGCAGGCCGATACGCCAGAGCGCCTCCGCGAGCAGCAGGACACCCGCGAAGCCGAGGACGTACGGCAGTGTCCAGCCGAGCGAGACATCGGTGTCGCCGGCGATCCGGCCGACCAGCTTCGCGACGACCAGCGGCGCGAGGTAGTAGATGCCGATGTTGCCGAGCGCCGGCAGCAGCATCGCGGGCAGCGTCAGCCACCGCAGCCGGGACATCTCCCGTCCGTAGTAACGAAGTGCGAGCAGCACCGAGCCCTTGGCCCGGCGTAACTC contains:
- a CDS encoding response regulator transcription factor; translated protein: MTTPAPPGAPIRVLIADDQDMVRTGFRFFLDAQPDITVVAEAADGEEAVALARRVRPDVCLLDIRMPKLDGLEATRLLAGPEVADPMRVVVVTTFDLDEYVYGALRGGACGFLLKDSGPTLLAEAVRAAAAGDSLVSPSVTVRLLKHVTAAPEPTAPRRAAPLPEPLTDRELDVVRLVALGRTNAEIAAELYVSLSTVKTHLSSIQLKLNARNRVEIAAWAWQSGQVRPGS
- a CDS encoding Fur family transcriptional regulator; the encoded protein is MTASETPTTAEELRGAGLRVTAARAALLETVRHGDHLGVEAIASGVRDRVGHVSLQAVYEGLHALAGAGLIRRIEPAGSPARYEGRVGDNHHHVICRSCGAVADVDCAMGEAPCLTASDDHGFSIDEAEVIYWGQCPDCSTPRSS
- a CDS encoding glutamine synthetase family protein, with protein sequence MTTLADPVPGGRPGDVERATALSGELSGRGVHGVVLAYVDTAGIGRVKAVPTAKLPSAAAWGVGMSPVFDTFLANDSIVSTDVLGSPDGDLRLYPDLDQLVALAGQPGWAWAPVDRITQDGERHPACSRTFLRRIVADAAERHGLTFRAAVEIEWAVGRGPTADGEFVPAVSGPAYGAVRQVELSDYTADLLAACAAQGVDVEQLHPEYAAGQFEISVGALDPVAAADRSVLVRQTIRAVAQRHGLVVSFAPAVFAQGVGNGGHIHLSAWRDGANLHSGGAGRYGMTAEAESFAAGILAHLPALTAVTAPSPASHLRLKPSQWAGVFTTWGHETREAAVRVVTGTAGLRDQAANLEVKPVDLAANPYLALGCLIAAGLDGVTSSAPLPEEITGDPARLGEAVRRLPTSLAESVEEFRKDERLRTALGPVLADAVTAVRLGEIAAVAGLDDERIAAAYRWKY
- a CDS encoding cytochrome P450, producing the protein MEFHLVEEEPARGGARLEDLAPEPLLTRDYETRPALVYERLRERHGPVAPVDLLGVPAWLVLGYRESLQVLHDDAGWPKGLQNWRARSEGRVPADWPLAPSLEVNHVLIQGGSGHRRLRSAWDGALRPFQDPRQPQAKRLKAAVTTYADELITLLGQGGGTGMADLSAQFSRPLPLMAASHLLGFPGSQGDDALMDMWRVLDAGPDAEPALARLLRTLTELAAAKREQPGDDFPSLLLAADPDLSVDELARELFMLLGMTSDHVGILISNTVVEVISGEREGGVRAVLSAGMVRETMNRVVMRKPPLVNFVPRFAAADTRLGNYTIHAGDPVWVSSAAAHADPVFAGQTAPGSSTISSRAHLSWGAGPRQCPARELASTIAAAGVNRVFERFAHLELALPVDQLPWRSSPFMRGLRSLPVRYELAEQAPPRYVPAAPPEAAAPEADVPDQAIRRRSSLWRYLTGLIHRGG
- a CDS encoding amidohydrolase family protein; translation: MGAVQDELAALPLFDHHCHGVTTADLDRGSFESLLTEGGTWPGVSTFDTPVGTAVRRHCAPLLDLPRHAPADAYLARRTELGARNVNRRFLTAARTEVFCVDTGYTPDRLTSPAELAGAADADAFEVVRLESVAEAVAAEGVEPDEYARTVRAAAEAAVRRPGVVAVKSVAAYRTGFDLDPARPTDAEVTEAARQWLAAGGRLAHPVLVRHLLWTAVELGLPLQLHTGFGDDDIRLHRADPALLTDWLHLTKGTIPVLLLHCWPYQRQAAYLAAVFEQVYLDVGLTLHHVGPVRARAILEEALEITPFRKLLYSSDAYGLAEFYLLGAVAFRQGLAGLLQDRVDADELSLPDALRVARWAGRDNARRIYRFSATS
- a CDS encoding NUDIX hydrolase family protein, giving the protein MTDTTPGWLSADELEAARARMPILYVEAVPVRVDDNGEVSSIGLLLRIGPDGTVSRSLVSGRVLHHERVRDALLRHLEKDLGPVALPRVPTSLQPFTVAEYFPTHGVTPYHDPRQHAVSLAYVVPVTGDCRPRQDALDLVWFSPQEALSPAVQSDMPGGHGVLLKQALAHVGCVS
- the katG gene encoding catalase/peroxidase HPI, which codes for MAENPDAIVTDPKTEGTGGCPVAHGRAAHPTQGGGNRQWWPDRLNVKILAKNPAVANPLGEEFDYAEAFQNLDLAAVKRDIAEVLTTSQDWWPADFGNYGPLMIRMAWHSAGTYRISDGRGGAGAGQQRFAPLNSWPDNGNLDKARRLLWPVKKKYGQSISWADLMILTGNVALEQMGFKTFGFAGGREDVWEPEEDVYWGPETTWLDDQRYSGDRELENPLGAVQMGLIYVNPEGPNGNPDPIAAARDIRETFRRMAMNDEETVALIAGGHTFGKTHGAGPADAVGPDPEAASMEEMGLGWKSTHGSGKAGDAITSGLEVTWTTKPTQWSNDFFSILFGYEWELSESPAGAKQWVAKDAEAIIPDAHDPSKKRLPTMLTTDLSLRFDPIYEPISRRFHENPDQFADAFARAWYKLTHRDMGPKSLYLGPEVPEETLLWQDPLPEAEGEVIDAADIAALKAKLLDSGLSVSELVSTAWASASTYRGSDKRGGANGARIRLEPQRTWAANDPDQLATVLRTLESIQGEFNSGAKKVSLADLIVLGGCAGVEKAAKDAGFAIEVPFTPGRVDATEEHTDAESFAALEPTSDGFRNYLGKGNRLPAEYLLLDRANLLTLSAPEMTALVGGLRVLGANSQQSKHGVLTETPGILTNDFFVNLLDLGTTWKSTSEDQTTFEGRDAATGEVKWTGTRADLVFGSNSELRALAEVYASDDAKEKFVKDFVEAWDKVMNLDRFDLV
- a CDS encoding ABC transporter ATP-binding protein; its protein translation is MGSPESGELRRAKGSVLLALRYYGREMSRLRWLTLPAMLLPALGNIGIYYLAPLVVAKLVGRIAGDTDVSLGWTLPYVLGFAGVLLLAEALWRIGLHCLNRLAARSIEQLYVIGMDQLFAKDAAFFHDNFAGALTKRVLSFASRFEDFIDTLTFQVVASFVPLLFGSVVLWRYEPLLVLGLLAMIALTALCVLPLIRRRQALVDQREEAIARVSGHVADSLMNMDTVRAFAAEEHEAAEHRSRVAQSRRLTLRSWDYGNLRIDTLVAPLSVLTNALGLLVAVALAGGTNGVEAVVVAFTYYTNATRIMFEFNQIYRRLESSMTEASQFTELLLVPPTVLDPVAPEPLRPGAADVRFERVTFAHAGAEPLFEGLDLTVPSGTKLGLVGRSGGGKTTLTRLLLRMTDIDAGRILVGGQDISRLRQADLRSLIAYVPQDPAMFHRTLRDNIAFARPDATEAEIRRAAQAAHVTEFADALPHGFDTLVGERGIKLSGGQRQRVALARAILRDAPILLLDEATSALDSESEILVQEALWRLMEGRTALVVAHRLSTVATMDQLVVLDRGRIVEQGTHQELLAAHGTYAKLWQHQSGGFLDDTAPDFTTAAAEPGR
- a CDS encoding SAM-dependent methyltransferase; translated protein: MSESHTPPGGSPRLNTAVAHNARVWNYWIGGKDNYEVDQQVGEHVATMFPVIRDIARADREFLGRAVRFLAGERGVRQFLDIGTGLPTAENTHEIAQRLAPEARIVYVDNDPIVLAHARTLLTGTPEGVTDYVDADVHDPDAILERAARSLDFTRPVAVMMLGILNFVLDTDKARHIVGRVMEAVPSGSFLVLTHPTFDADLGGEGQIPAMKFWNENATPPITARSRADISAFLEGLELLDPGMVPCSQWGAGPDLPAAVPQFGAVAVKPW